A region of [Bacteroides] pectinophilus DNA encodes the following proteins:
- the gpmI gene encoding 2,3-bisphosphoglycerate-independent phosphoglycerate mutase, with protein MSKRPTVLMILDGYGLSDRKEGNGIANANTPVMDSLMKEYPFVKGLASGMAVGLPEGQMGNSEVGHLNMGAGRIVYQELTRITKEIEDGDFFKNEALLGAIENCKKNNSDLHLFGLLSDGGVHSHLTHVLALLELAKREGLKNVYLHGFMDGRDTPTEGGLGYVKTVQAKMDELGVGAIATLAGRYYAMDRDNRWDRVEAAYNALTKGEGAEASDAVAAMEASYADGKTDEFVVPTVIKKDGRPVAVIKDNDSVICYNFRPDRAREITRCFCDDEFTGFNRGPRKNVTYVCFTEYDVTIPNKSVAFNKVAINNTFGEFLAAHNMTQCRIAETEKYAHVTFFFNGGVEEPNKGEDRILIKSPKVATYDLQPEMSAPEVCDKLVGAIESGKYDVIITNFANPDMVGHTGIMDAVIKAIETVDGCVGRVVDAIRKVDGQMFICADHGNAEKLIDYETGEPFTAHTTNPVPFILVNYDENYTLREGGRLADIVPTLIEMMGMEKPADMTGESLLVRK; from the coding sequence ATGAGCAAAAGACCTACAGTACTGATGATACTTGATGGATATGGACTTAGTGACAGAAAAGAGGGCAATGGTATTGCTAATGCCAATACACCTGTAATGGACAGCCTTATGAAGGAATATCCATTTGTTAAGGGACTTGCCAGCGGAATGGCAGTCGGACTTCCTGAGGGGCAGATGGGCAACTCAGAAGTCGGACATCTCAATATGGGTGCCGGAAGAATTGTATATCAGGAGCTCACAAGAATAACCAAGGAGATTGAGGATGGAGATTTCTTTAAGAACGAAGCACTCCTTGGTGCTATAGAGAATTGTAAGAAGAATAATTCAGATCTTCACCTCTTCGGACTTCTTTCAGATGGCGGAGTACACAGCCACCTTACACATGTGCTTGCACTTCTTGAGCTTGCTAAGAGAGAAGGACTTAAGAATGTATATCTGCACGGATTTATGGATGGACGTGATACTCCTACAGAGGGTGGTCTTGGATATGTGAAGACTGTACAGGCTAAGATGGACGAGCTTGGTGTCGGTGCAATTGCAACACTTGCCGGTCGTTACTATGCAATGGACAGAGATAACAGATGGGACAGAGTAGAGGCTGCTTATAATGCACTTACAAAGGGCGAAGGTGCTGAGGCATCAGATGCAGTTGCTGCAATGGAAGCATCATATGCAGATGGTAAGACAGATGAGTTCGTTGTTCCTACTGTAATTAAGAAGGATGGCAGACCTGTTGCGGTAATTAAGGATAATGATTCTGTTATCTGTTATAATTTCAGGCCTGACCGTGCAAGAGAGATAACAAGATGCTTCTGTGATGATGAATTCACGGGATTCAACCGTGGACCACGTAAGAATGTAACATATGTATGTTTCACAGAGTATGATGTTACAATTCCTAATAAGAGCGTTGCATTCAATAAGGTTGCAATTAATAATACATTTGGTGAATTCCTTGCAGCACATAACATGACACAGTGCAGAATTGCTGAGACAGAGAAGTATGCGCATGTTACATTCTTCTTTAACGGTGGTGTTGAAGAGCCTAACAAGGGTGAGGACAGAATACTCATTAAGTCACCTAAGGTTGCCACTTATGATCTTCAGCCTGAGATGAGTGCACCTGAAGTCTGCGATAAGCTTGTAGGAGCGATAGAATCAGGAAAGTATGATGTTATCATAACTAACTTTGCAAACCCTGACATGGTTGGACATACAGGTATAATGGATGCAGTAATTAAGGCAATTGAGACAGTTGACGGATGCGTTGGACGTGTTGTTGATGCAATCAGGAAGGTTGACGGACAGATGTTTATCTGCGCTGACCATGGTAATGCCGAGAAGCTTATTGACTATGAGACAGGTGAGCCTTTTACAGCGCATACAACGAATCCTGTTCCGTTTATTCTTGTTAACTATGATGAGAATTACACTCTCAGGGAGGGAGGAAGACTTGCAGATATAGTTCCTACACTTATTGAGATGATGGGAATGGAGAAGCCTGCTGATATGACAGGAGAGAGTCTTCTTGTGAGAAAGTAA
- the tpiA gene encoding triose-phosphate isomerase produces the protein MRRKVIAGNWKMNKTPREVRSILTDMKDKICTEGVDVLFCVPAISLVAAVESVKGTDIAIGAENMFYEEQGAYTGEISASMLVDAGVKYVILGHSERRQIFGEDNTVINMKVKKAIEHKIIPIICCGETLEQREHGVTLEFVEEQIRSAYYNVSREEAHDTIIAYEPIWAIGTGKVATSAQAQEVCADIRGCIERIYDRETADAIRILYGGSVNASNAEELFAMPDIDGGLVGGASLKPEFADIVEFGRKSI, from the coding sequence ATGAGGCGGAAAGTTATTGCTGGTAATTGGAAGATGAATAAGACTCCGAGAGAGGTCAGATCAATTCTTACCGATATGAAAGATAAGATTTGTACTGAAGGCGTAGATGTTCTGTTCTGTGTTCCTGCCATTTCACTTGTTGCGGCGGTTGAGTCGGTGAAGGGAACTGACATTGCAATTGGAGCTGAGAATATGTTCTATGAGGAGCAAGGAGCATATACGGGAGAGATTTCAGCATCAATGCTTGTAGATGCCGGCGTGAAGTATGTTATACTTGGACATTCAGAGCGGAGACAGATATTTGGTGAGGACAATACAGTCATCAACATGAAGGTTAAAAAAGCTATCGAGCATAAGATTATACCTATTATATGCTGTGGAGAAACGCTTGAACAGAGAGAACATGGTGTGACACTTGAATTTGTGGAAGAGCAGATACGTTCGGCATATTATAATGTGAGCAGGGAAGAAGCCCATGATACAATTATTGCATATGAGCCTATATGGGCTATAGGAACAGGTAAGGTTGCAACAAGTGCGCAGGCTCAGGAAGTATGTGCTGATATAAGGGGATGCATAGAACGTATATATGACAGGGAAACTGCTGATGCAATAAGGATTCTGTATGGTGGAAGTGTTAATGCGTCCAATGCTGAAGAATTGTTCGCAATGCCGGATATAGACGGAGGTCTTGTCGGAGGAGCAAGCCTTAAGCCTGAATTTGCTGATATTGTTGAATTTGGAAGAAAGAGTATATAA
- a CDS encoding phosphoglycerate kinase: MLNKKSVDDINVKDKRVLVRCDFNVPLIDGKITDENRLVAALPTIKKLINDGGKVILCSHLGKPKGPDKAFSLAPVAKRLTELLGQEVKFAADDTVVGDNARAAVAAMNDGDVILLENTRFRPEETKNGDEFSKDLASICDVFVNDAFGTAHRAHCSNVGVTKFVDTAVVGYLMEKEIDFLGNAVDNPVRPFVAILGGSKVSSKISVINNLLDKVDTLIIGGGMSYTFQKALGGNVGQSLVEDEYLDYAKEMIEKAEAKNVKILIPVDTVVTKEFKNDTPFHVVEAGQQEDDDMGMDIGPKTCALYQEALKDAKTVVWNGPMGVFEFDNFAKGTIAVAQALAELKDATTIIGGGDSASAVNNLGFGDKMTHISTGGGASLEFLEGKELPGVAAANDR, from the coding sequence ATGCTTAATAAGAAATCTGTTGATGATATCAACGTAAAGGATAAGAGAGTTCTTGTAAGATGCGATTTTAATGTACCGCTTATTGATGGTAAGATTACAGATGAGAACCGCCTTGTTGCAGCACTCCCTACAATTAAAAAGCTTATCAATGATGGCGGCAAGGTTATCCTTTGCTCACATCTTGGCAAGCCAAAGGGACCGGATAAGGCATTTTCACTTGCACCTGTAGCAAAGAGACTTACAGAGCTTCTCGGACAGGAAGTTAAGTTTGCGGCTGATGATACAGTTGTTGGTGACAATGCAAGAGCTGCTGTTGCGGCAATGAATGACGGTGATGTTATTCTTCTTGAGAATACACGTTTCAGACCGGAAGAGACTAAGAACGGTGATGAGTTCAGCAAGGATCTTGCATCAATCTGTGATGTATTCGTTAATGACGCGTTTGGTACAGCCCACAGAGCACATTGCTCTAATGTTGGTGTGACAAAGTTTGTTGATACAGCGGTAGTTGGATATCTTATGGAGAAGGAGATTGACTTCCTTGGTAATGCGGTAGACAATCCGGTACGTCCTTTTGTAGCAATTCTTGGAGGCTCTAAGGTTTCTTCTAAGATTTCAGTTATAAACAATCTTCTTGATAAGGTTGATACACTTATTATCGGCGGTGGTATGTCATATACATTCCAGAAGGCTCTTGGCGGTAATGTAGGCCAGTCTCTGGTAGAGGATGAGTATCTTGATTATGCAAAAGAGATGATTGAGAAGGCTGAGGCTAAGAATGTTAAGATTCTTATTCCTGTTGATACAGTTGTAACAAAAGAATTTAAGAACGATACGCCTTTCCATGTTGTTGAAGCAGGTCAGCAGGAAGATGATGATATGGGTATGGATATCGGACCTAAGACATGCGCACTTTATCAGGAAGCACTTAAGGATGCCAAGACAGTAGTATGGAACGGACCTATGGGTGTATTTGAGTTTGATAACTTTGCAAAGGGTACAATTGCAGTAGCACAGGCACTTGCTGAGCTTAAGGATGCAACAACAATCATTGGCGGTGGTGATTCAGCATCTGCAGTTAACAATCTTGGATTTGGTGATAAGATGACTCATATCTCAACAGGTGGCGGCGCATCGCTTGAATTCCTTGAAGGTAAGGAACTCCCTGGTGTTGCAGCAGCTAATGACAGATAA
- the gap gene encoding type I glyceraldehyde-3-phosphate dehydrogenase, giving the protein MAVKVAINGFGRIGRLAFRQMFGAEGYEVVAINDLTSPKMLAHLLKYDSSQGKYALADTVKAGEDSITVDGKEIKIYAKANAEELPWGEIGVDVVLECTGFYTSKEKASAHIKAGARKVVISAPAGNDLPTIVYNVNHNTLKPEDTVISAASCTTNCLAPMAAALNGYAPIQSGIMCTIHAYTGDQMTLDGPQRKGDLRRSRAAAVNIVPNSTGAAKAIGLVIPELNGKLIGSAQRVPVPTGSTTILTAVVKKANVTKEEINAAMKAAQTESFGYNEDEIVSSDIVGMRYGSLFDATQTMVSHIADDLYEVQVVSWYDNENSYTSQMVRTIKYFSELA; this is encoded by the coding sequence ATGGCAGTAAAAGTAGCAATCAATGGTTTTGGCCGTATCGGCAGACTTGCATTCAGACAGATGTTTGGTGCAGAAGGATATGAAGTAGTTGCAATCAACGATCTTACAAGCCCTAAGATGCTTGCACACCTTCTTAAGTATGATTCTTCACAGGGTAAGTATGCATTAGCTGATACAGTTAAGGCAGGCGAAGATTCAATCACAGTTGATGGTAAGGAGATTAAGATTTACGCTAAGGCTAACGCTGAGGAACTTCCTTGGGGAGAAATCGGTGTTGATGTTGTTCTTGAGTGTACAGGTTTCTATACATCTAAGGAGAAGGCTTCAGCTCATATTAAGGCAGGTGCCAGAAAGGTTGTTATTTCAGCTCCAGCAGGAAATGACCTTCCTACAATCGTTTACAACGTAAACCACAATACATTAAAGCCAGAGGATACAGTTATTTCAGCAGCTTCATGTACAACTAACTGTCTTGCTCCTATGGCAGCAGCTCTTAATGGTTATGCACCAATCCAGTCAGGTATTATGTGCACAATCCATGCTTACACAGGTGATCAGATGACACTTGATGGTCCTCAGAGAAAGGGCGACCTTAGAAGAAGCCGTGCAGCTGCAGTTAACATTGTTCCTAACTCAACAGGTGCAGCTAAGGCTATCGGTCTTGTTATTCCAGAGCTTAACGGTAAGCTTATCGGTTCAGCTCAGAGAGTTCCTGTTCCAACAGGCTCAACAACAATCCTTACAGCAGTAGTTAAGAAGGCTAATGTAACTAAGGAAGAGATTAATGCTGCAATGAAGGCTGCTCAGACAGAGTCATTCGGCTACAACGAAGATGAGATAGTATCTTCAGATATCGTTGGTATGAGATATGGTTCACTCTTTGATGCAACTCAGACAATGGTTTCACACATCGCTGATGACTTATATGAAGTTCAGGTTGTTTCATGGTATGATAATGAGAATTCATATACAAGCCAGATGGTTAGAACAATTAAGTACTTCTCAGAATTAGCATAA